A region of Triplophysa dalaica isolate WHDGS20190420 chromosome 18, ASM1584641v1, whole genome shotgun sequence DNA encodes the following proteins:
- the tbc1d10aa gene encoding TBC1 domain family member 10A isoform X2: MLQVFTSVFLSSFIKLPLGVSHLQVRLRCQKGVPPSLRGRAWLYLSGGKVKREQNTGKFEELDGMDGDPKWVDVIDRDLHRQFPFHEMFVSRGGHGQQDLFRVLKAYTLYRPEEGYCQAQAPIAAVLLMHMPAEDAFWVLVQICEKYLPGYYSAGLEAIQLDGEILNALLKRVCPVAYRHLDKHKIEPILYMTEWFMCAFSRTLPWSSVLRVWDMFLCDGVKIIFRVGLVLMSCMLGSREKLKTCPGQYETMELLRALEPRYMQEGFLVHQVLEVPVSARDVEREHRIQLKRWRKTHGELSYKSPPRMHGTQAIMAAEPHSRQDLRQNPTIIVQHPLSSDSNPKFNQIKKRGSMRKASLPHVDVPNPYALHTDPNAAPLKNEPQKQDQLKETPLNNLHNNQPSPSLQRSLLTTQEKTSAEKIVPPIQSLPDPAPNDILPVPTAQPQAPRPKTPQNVSRTPTPPQTSPALQQSRSAEIPLSSYPETLPPPIGFRSNSNNSAHLTDHPPTTIATPLLLNDTPVNWNSTPKVPSLRNSCESVGSEDTYL; encoded by the exons ATGCTGCAAGTGTTcacctctgtttttctctcaaGCTTTATAAAGCTTCCATTGGGAGTGAGTCATCTTCAG GTCAGGCTGCGATGTCAGAAAGGAGTCCCACCATCGTTGCGAGGCAGGGCGTGGCTGTATCTGTCAGGTGGAAAAGTGAAGAGGGAACAGAACACTGGGAAGTTTGAG GAGCTGGATGGAATGGATGGAGACCCTAAATGGGTTGATGTGATCGACAGAGATCTTCACAGACAGTTCCCGTTCCATGAGATGTTCGTGTCACGAGGAGGACACGG GCAACAGGATCTCTTCCGGGTGTTGAAGGCTTACACCCTTTACCGGCCAGAGGAGGGTTACTGCCAAGCTCAGGCTCCTATAGCAGCAGTGCTTCTCATGCACATGCCAGCAGAG GATGCATTTTGGGTTCTGGTTCAGATTTGTGAGAAGTATCTCCCAGGTTATTACAGCGCAGGCTTG GAGGCAATACAGTTGGATGGGGAGATCCTGAATGCACTACTGAAGCGTGTGTGTCCTGTGGCGTATCGGCACCTCGACAAGCACAAGATAGAGCCCATCCTCTACATGACAGAATGGTTCATGTGCGCCTTTTCCAGAACTTTGCCCTGGTCCTCTGTGCTGAGAGTGTGGGATATGTTCCTGTGTGACG GAGTGAAGATTATATTTCGTGTTGGGCTGGTGCTGATGAGTTGCATGCTGGGGTCGCGTGAGAAACTGAAGACTTGTCCTGGTCAGTATGAGACTATGGAGCTTCTCAGGGCATTGGAGCCACGATACATGCAGGAGGGCTTTCTTGTACATCAG GTGTTAGAGGTGCCCGTATCTGCTCGGGATGTCGAACGAGAACACCGCATACAGCTCAAGCGCTGGCGAAAAACCCACGGCGAGCTCAGTTACAAGTCTCCCCCCAGAATGCACGGCACGCAAGCCATCATGGCTGCTGAGCCCCATAGTCGCCAAGACCTTCGTCAGAACCCCACCATCATTGTCCAGCATCCCCTTTCCTCTGACTCTAATCCCAAATTCAATCAAATCAAGAAGAGAGGAAGCATGCGGAAAGCCTCACTTCCTCATGTGGATGTCCCTAACCCCTATGCCTTACATACAGACCCAAACGCAGCCCCTCTCAAAAATGAGCCTCAGAAGCAAGATCAACTCAAGGAAACGCCATTAAACAATCTACACAATAACCAACCTTCTCCATCACTACAGCGTTCCCTCCTCACTACACAAGAGAAGACATCAGCCGAGAAAATCGTACCGCCCATACAGTCTCTCCCAGACCCCGCCCCCAATGACATTCTTCCTGTCCCAACCGCGCAGCCACAAGCACCACGACCCAAAACACCTCAGAATGTCTCTCGCACCCCAACACCTCCCCAAACCTCACCAGCCCTTCAACAATCACGCTCTGCTGAGATCCCCCTCTCCTCCTATCCTGAAACACTTCCTCCGCCAATAGGCTTCAGATCAAATTCCAACAACTCCGCCCATCTGACAGATCATCCACCCACTACAATCGCAACTCCGCTACTTTTGAATGACACGCCTGTGAATTGGAATTCTACTCCCAAAGTTCCCAGTTTACGTAACTCGTGTGAGAGCGTGGGGTCAGAGGACACATACCTGTAG
- the tbc1d10aa gene encoding TBC1 domain family member 10A isoform X1, whose protein sequence is MMSRENGRLSSDDTMSVRTLGSQFDEESSFGSDSEIDGFTSSRRTDRYGFIGGAQQYSAESAQDLSLEVLRHREVKWLDMLNHWDKWIGKRFKKVRLRCQKGVPPSLRGRAWLYLSGGKVKREQNTGKFEELDGMDGDPKWVDVIDRDLHRQFPFHEMFVSRGGHGQQDLFRVLKAYTLYRPEEGYCQAQAPIAAVLLMHMPAEDAFWVLVQICEKYLPGYYSAGLEAIQLDGEILNALLKRVCPVAYRHLDKHKIEPILYMTEWFMCAFSRTLPWSSVLRVWDMFLCDGVKIIFRVGLVLMSCMLGSREKLKTCPGQYETMELLRALEPRYMQEGFLVHQVLEVPVSARDVEREHRIQLKRWRKTHGELSYKSPPRMHGTQAIMAAEPHSRQDLRQNPTIIVQHPLSSDSNPKFNQIKKRGSMRKASLPHVDVPNPYALHTDPNAAPLKNEPQKQDQLKETPLNNLHNNQPSPSLQRSLLTTQEKTSAEKIVPPIQSLPDPAPNDILPVPTAQPQAPRPKTPQNVSRTPTPPQTSPALQQSRSAEIPLSSYPETLPPPIGFRSNSNNSAHLTDHPPTTIATPLLLNDTPVNWNSTPKVPSLRNSCESVGSEDTYL, encoded by the exons ATGATGTCACGGGAGAATGGACGTTTGTCATCTGATGACACTATGAGTGTGAGGACACTGGGCAGTCAGTTTGACGAAGAGAGCTCTTTTGGGTCTGACTCTGAAATCGATGGATTCACCAGCTCAAGAAGGACTGACAGATATGGATTCATCGGAGGTGCCCAGCAGTATTCAGCTGAATC GGCTCAGGATTTGTCTCTAGAGGTTCTAAGACACAGAGAAGTGAAATGGTTGGACATGCTGAACCACTGGGACAAATGGATCGGTAAAAGGTTCAAGAAG GTCAGGCTGCGATGTCAGAAAGGAGTCCCACCATCGTTGCGAGGCAGGGCGTGGCTGTATCTGTCAGGTGGAAAAGTGAAGAGGGAACAGAACACTGGGAAGTTTGAG GAGCTGGATGGAATGGATGGAGACCCTAAATGGGTTGATGTGATCGACAGAGATCTTCACAGACAGTTCCCGTTCCATGAGATGTTCGTGTCACGAGGAGGACACGG GCAACAGGATCTCTTCCGGGTGTTGAAGGCTTACACCCTTTACCGGCCAGAGGAGGGTTACTGCCAAGCTCAGGCTCCTATAGCAGCAGTGCTTCTCATGCACATGCCAGCAGAG GATGCATTTTGGGTTCTGGTTCAGATTTGTGAGAAGTATCTCCCAGGTTATTACAGCGCAGGCTTG GAGGCAATACAGTTGGATGGGGAGATCCTGAATGCACTACTGAAGCGTGTGTGTCCTGTGGCGTATCGGCACCTCGACAAGCACAAGATAGAGCCCATCCTCTACATGACAGAATGGTTCATGTGCGCCTTTTCCAGAACTTTGCCCTGGTCCTCTGTGCTGAGAGTGTGGGATATGTTCCTGTGTGACG GAGTGAAGATTATATTTCGTGTTGGGCTGGTGCTGATGAGTTGCATGCTGGGGTCGCGTGAGAAACTGAAGACTTGTCCTGGTCAGTATGAGACTATGGAGCTTCTCAGGGCATTGGAGCCACGATACATGCAGGAGGGCTTTCTTGTACATCAG GTGTTAGAGGTGCCCGTATCTGCTCGGGATGTCGAACGAGAACACCGCATACAGCTCAAGCGCTGGCGAAAAACCCACGGCGAGCTCAGTTACAAGTCTCCCCCCAGAATGCACGGCACGCAAGCCATCATGGCTGCTGAGCCCCATAGTCGCCAAGACCTTCGTCAGAACCCCACCATCATTGTCCAGCATCCCCTTTCCTCTGACTCTAATCCCAAATTCAATCAAATCAAGAAGAGAGGAAGCATGCGGAAAGCCTCACTTCCTCATGTGGATGTCCCTAACCCCTATGCCTTACATACAGACCCAAACGCAGCCCCTCTCAAAAATGAGCCTCAGAAGCAAGATCAACTCAAGGAAACGCCATTAAACAATCTACACAATAACCAACCTTCTCCATCACTACAGCGTTCCCTCCTCACTACACAAGAGAAGACATCAGCCGAGAAAATCGTACCGCCCATACAGTCTCTCCCAGACCCCGCCCCCAATGACATTCTTCCTGTCCCAACCGCGCAGCCACAAGCACCACGACCCAAAACACCTCAGAATGTCTCTCGCACCCCAACACCTCCCCAAACCTCACCAGCCCTTCAACAATCACGCTCTGCTGAGATCCCCCTCTCCTCCTATCCTGAAACACTTCCTCCGCCAATAGGCTTCAGATCAAATTCCAACAACTCCGCCCATCTGACAGATCATCCACCCACTACAATCGCAACTCCGCTACTTTTGAATGACACGCCTGTGAATTGGAATTCTACTCCCAAAGTTCCCAGTTTACGTAACTCGTGTGAGAGCGTGGGGTCAGAGGACACATACCTGTAG
- the myl7 gene encoding myosin regulatory light chain 2, atrial isoform, whose product MASKKAAAKRGKTAQRGSSNVFSMFEQSQIQEFKEAFGCIDQNRDGVINKSDLKETYGQLGKLNVCDEELESMLAEGKGPINFTVFLTLFGEKLNGTDPEETILAAFKLFDPNGTGVVNKEEFKRLLMNQADKFTAEEVDQAFSVAPIDVAGNIDYKSLCYIITHGDEKEEA is encoded by the exons ATG GCCAGTAAGAAAGCTGCAGCTAAAAGGGGCAAAACTGCTCAAAGGGGCTCTTCTAATGTCTTCTCCATGTTTGAGCAGTCACAAATTCAGGAGTTCAAAGAG GCATTTGGCTGCATTGATCAAAACAGGGATGGAGTTATTAACAAATCTGACCTGAAGGAAACCTATGGACAATTAG GGAAGCTGAACGTGTGTGATGAGGAGCTGGAGTCTATGTTAGCAGAGGGAAAGGGACCCATTAACTTCACTGTCTTTCTCACTCTTTTTGGAGAAAAACTCAATG GCACAGACCCAGAGGAAACCATCCTTGCTGCTTTTAAACTATTTGATCCAAATGGTACCGGCGTTGTCAATAAGGAAGA gttcAAGAGGCTGTTAATGAACCAGGCTGATAAATTTACAGCAGAAGAG gttGACCAGGCTTTTTCAGTGGCTCCAATAGACGTGGCTGGGAATATTGACTATAAATCATTGTGTTACATTATTACACATGGCGATGAAAAAGAGGAAGCTtga
- the gck gene encoding hexokinase-4 translates to MPCLPLARRQKMPSEYESVLEKILMVDQILSEFLLSKEELEEVMRRMKREMERGLRVETHDEASVKMLPTYVRSTPEGSEVGDFLALDLGGTNFRVMLVKVGEDEERGWKVETKHHMYSIPEDTMTGTAEMLFDYIATCISDFLDKHSLKHKKLPLGFTFSFPVRHEDLDKGILLNWTKGFKASGAEGNNIVGLLRDAIKRRGDFEMDVVAMVNDTVATMISCYYEDRSCEVGMIVGTGCNACYMEEMRTVELVEGEEGRMCVNTEWGAFGANGELEEFRLEYDRVVDETSLNPGKQLYEKLIGGKYMGELVRLVLLKLVNENLLFNGEASDLLKTRGALETRFVSQIESDTGDRKQIYNILSSLGILPSELDCDIVRLACESVSTRAAHMCGTGLAAVLNLMRERRCQGELKITVGVDGSVYKLHPRFKEMCHKLVWEMTPHCQITFIQSEEGSGRGAALISAVACKMAGCMLTP, encoded by the exons ATGCCGTGTCTCCCTTTAGCTCGTAGGCAGAAGATGCCCAGTGAGTATGAGTCGGTGCTGGAGAAAATTCTCATG GTGGATCAAATTTTGTCTGAATTTCTTCTGAGTAAAGAAGAGCTTGAGGAGGTGATGAGGAGGATGAAGAGAGAAATGGAGAGGGGGCTGCGGGTGGAGACGCACGATGAAGCTAGTGTCAAAATGCTGCCCACTTATGTTCGCTCCACACCTGAAGGTTCTG AGGTGGGTGATTTCCTGGCACTGGATCTCGGGGGAACCAACTTCCGGGTGATGCTGGTGAAAGTGGGTGAGGATGAGGAGCGGGGCTGGAAAGTGGAGACAAAACACCATATGTACTCCATACCAGAGGATACCATGACTGGTACCGCTGAAATG TTGTTTGACTATATTGCCACCTGCATATCTGACTTCCTGGACAAGCACAGTCTCAAACACAAGAAGCTTCCACTGGGTTTTACCTTTTCTTTTCCAGTCCGTCATGAGGATTTGGACAAG GGCATTCTGCTTAACTGGACAAAAGGCTTCAAAGCTTCTGGTGCGGAGGGCAATAACATTGTGGGTCTGCTGAGAGATGCCATTAAAAGGAGAGGG GATTTTGAAATGgatgtggttgctatggtgaaTGACACAGTAGCCACTATGATCTCATGCTACTATGAAGACCGCAGCTGTGAAGTTGGCATGATAGTAG GTACCGGCTGTAATGCGTGCTATATGGAGGAGATGCGTACAGTGGAGCTGGTGGAGGGGGAGGAGGGCCGGATGTGTGTGAACACAGAATGGGGAGCATTTGGGGCAAATGGTGAACTGGAAGAGTTCCGTCTGGAATATGATCGTGTTGTAGATGAAACGTCACTAAATCCGGGAAAACAGCT GTATGAGAAGCTGATTGGTGGAAAGTACATGGGAGAGCTTGTTCGTCTTGTGCTACTAAAACTAGTGAATGAAAATTTGCTGTTTAACGGTGAAGCCTCAGACCTGCTGAAAACACGCGGTGCCTTGGAAACCCGCTTCGTGTCCCAGATTGAGAG TGATACAGGGGACAGAAAGCAGATTTATAACATCTTAAGTTCACTGGGAATCTTACCTTCTGAGCTGGACTGTGACATCGTACGACTGGCATGTGAGAGCGTTTCTACACGAGCGGCCCACATGTGTGGGACCGGACTCGCTGCCGTTCTCAACCTAATGAGAGAACGACGTTGTCAGGGGGAACTGAAGATCACAGTGGGAGTCGATGGCTCTGTCTACAAACTACACCCTCG TTTCAAGGAAATGTGCCATAAACTTGTGTGGGAAATGACACCACACTGCCAAATTACCTTCATCCAATCAGAAGAAGGGAGCGGTCGGGGTGCGGCTCTCATTTCCGCTGTTGCCTGCAAGATGGCCGGATGCATGCTGACGCCATGA